In the Malania oleifera isolate guangnan ecotype guangnan chromosome 1, ASM2987363v1, whole genome shotgun sequence genome, one interval contains:
- the LOC131152255 gene encoding serine acetyltransferase 1, chloroplastic-like translates to MKVMALARSMPLLYNPQLGLTAHHLTRLHKNLPSMSTTPLRSPVIPKHHKLPRPKSMAACIHTSRTEPAQQKQLSRDPNRSQVDDHVYNYAKFCRPTLSDLVSCVPISQNRTKTIHTRPNLDHPDQDEDDDDLWLKMQDEAKYDVELEPFLSSFYFDSILSHRSLETALSNHLSMKLSNSSLPSSTLFDLFVNVLSSDPEIIRAVKDDLRAVKERDAACVSHVHCFLNFKGFLACQAHRIAHKLWSQGRKVLALLIQNRVSESFAMDIHPGARIGRGILFDHATGVVIGETAVVGDNVSILHNVTLGGTGKTSGDRHPKIGDGVLIGAGACVLGNVRIGEGAKIGAGSVVLKEVPPKTTAVGNPARLVGGKENPIKLDKTPSFTMDHTSHISEWSDYVI, encoded by the coding sequence ATGAAAGTTATGGCCTTGGCCCGATCCATGCCTCTCTTATATAACCCACAACTCGGCTTAACCGCACACCACCTCACTCGTCTCCACAAAAATCTCCCTTCTATGTCCACTACCCCACTCAGATCTCCGGTAATTCCCAAACACCACAAGCTTCCTAGACCCAAATCCATGGCCGCTTGCATTCACACTTCCAGAACCGAACCTGCCCAGCAAAAACAACTTTCTCGCGACCCAAACAGGTCCCAGGTCGACGACCATGTCTACAACTACGCCAAATTCTGCCGACCCACTTTGTCCGACCTCGTTTCCTGCGTACCCATTTCCCAGAATCGCACGAAAACGATACACACCCGCCCGAACCTGGATCACCCCGATCAGGACGAAGACGACGACGATTTGTGGCTCAAAATGCAAGACGAAGCCAAATATGACGTCGAGCTCGAACCCTTTCTCTCGAGTTTCTATTTCGATTCCATCTTGTCTCACAGGTCGCTAGAAACCGCGCTTTCGAATCATCTCTCGATGAAACTCAGCAATTCGAGCCTGCCCAGTAGCACCTTGTTCGATCTCTTCGTGAACGTGCTATCATCAGACCCGGAAATAATCAGAGCCGTGAAGGACGATCTGAGAGCAGTCAAAGAGCGAGACGCCGCCTGCGTGAGCCACGTGCACTGcttcttgaatttcaaggggtttctTGCATGCCAAGCTCACAGGATCGCTCACAAGCTGTGGTCGCAGGGGAGAAAAGTCCTGGCTCTGTTGATTCAGAACAGAGTGTCCGAGTCGTTTGCAATGGACATCCATCCCGGAGCGAGGATCGGGCGGGGGATATTGTTCGACCACGCCACCGGAGTGGTGATCGGAGAGACGGCGGTGGTGGGAGACAATGTGTCAATTTTGCACAACGTGACATTAGGAGGGACAGGGAAGACTTCAGGGGACAGGCACCCGAAGATTGGAGATGGGGTGTTGATAGGGGCAGGCGCTTGTGTTTTGGGGAATGTGAGGATCGGGGAAGGGGCTAAGATTGGAGCTGGTTCTGTGGTTTTGAAGGAAGTGCCGCCCAAGACCACTGCGGTTGGGAACCCCGCGAGGTTGGTGGGAGGGAAGGAAAACCCAATTAAGCTTGACAAGACGCCCAGCTTTACCATGGACCACACATCACACATATCTGAGTGGTCTGATTATGTTATCTAG